The sequence below is a genomic window from Flavobacterium keumense.
TAAATCATCAGGTGGTGGGCCGATTCAAATTATATGCTGAAGAGGCAGATGCGTTTTTGTTTTGTGAGAACGAAACCAATTTTGAGAAACTGTACAACTCCCCTAACTTAAGTCATTACACTAAAGACGGTATTAATGATTATATTGTAGATAATAAAATTGAAGCTGTCAATCCGAATCATATTGGAACCAAGGCTTCTGTAAAATATTCTCAGACTATTCCTGGTAAAGGGAAAAAAGTATTTAAACTGCGTTTTACAAATCAAACTCCAGAAAATGCTTTTGCCGATTTTGATGCGATTTTTGAACAACGTCAAATAGAGGCTGATGAGTTTTATGCTTCACTTCAAAAAGGAATTGAAGACGAAAATTTAAAATCCATTCAAAGACAATCGTACGCAGGAATGCTTTGGACCAAACAATGGTATTATTTCAATGTTTTTGAATGGACCAAAGGCGACCCTGCCATGCCAAAACCTGATCCCGAACGTAAAAAAGGACGAAATAACGCTTGGAAACACCTTTATGCGGCTAATATTTTATCCATGCCTGACAAATGGGAATATCCTTGGTTTGCAGCTTGGGATTTGGCCTTTCACACGCTACCTTTGGCTCGATTAGATCCTGATTTTGCCAAAAGACAATTATCAGTCATCTTACGAGAATATTATATGCACCCTAACGGGCAAATTCCTGCTTATGAATGGTCTTTTTCAGATGTTAATCCACCTGTACACGCTTGGGCCACTTGGAAAGTGTATGAGATTGACAAGGAAATGAACGGCGGTGTAGGAGATACTGTTTTCTTAGAACGCATCTTTCACAAACTGCTTCTGAACTTTACTTGGTGGGTTAATTTGAAAGACGAAGGCGGTAACAACATCTTTGGTGGAGGTTTCCTTGGAATGGACAATATTGGGGTGTTTGATCGCTCTGCTGATTTGCCAACAGGCGGACACTTAGAACAAGCCGACGGAACAGGGTGGATGGCTATGTATAGCTTAAACATGTTACGAATAGCCTGTGAAATCGCTATTAAAAATCCGGTGTATCAAGATATGGCTTCAAAGTTCTTTGAACATTATTTGCATATCGCCGGTGCGATGCAAGCTATTGGTGGAGACAAACTCAACCTTTGGGACGAAGACGATCAATTTTACTACGATATGTTGCATAAACCCAACGGTGATGCCGAATTGCTCAAAGTGCGTTCTATGGTAGGTTTAATCCCGCTATTTGCGGTAGAAGTCTTAACTCCCGAACTTTTAGAGCAACTTCCTGATTTTAAACGTCGTGTAGAATGGGTATTGAACAACCGTCCTGATTTAGCAAGTTTAGTTTCAAGTTGGGACAATCCTGGCTCAGGAGAAACCCGTTTACTTGCGATTTTAAGAGGTCACCGAATGAAAATGATTATGAAACGGATGTTTGACGAAACAGAGTTTTTATCTGATTATGGCATTCGTTCACTTTCTAAATACCATAAAGAACACCCCTATCAATTTAATTATGATGGCGGAACTGTTCGAGTAGACTACACTCCTGCCGAAGCTACTGGAGATATGTTTGGGGGCAACTCCAATTGGAGAGGGCCTATTTGGTTTCCAATGAACTATTTGATTTTGGACTCTCTGGAAAAATTTTCGAGCTATTACGGTCCTGATTATGAAGTAGAATACCCTACTAATTCAGGAAAAATGATGAATATCAAAGAAGCTGCCGAAGAAGTATCTAAACGACTATTAGCGCTTTTTGTACCCGATTCCAATCAAAAAATTCCGATGTATGGTGAGTATGATACATTCCAAAAAAATCCTAATTTCAATCAAAATCATTTGTTCTTTGAATATTTTGATGGCGATACAGGAAAAGGCCTTGGCGCTAATCATCAAACGGGTTGGACAGGATTGATTTCAGAAATTATTCGACATTTGTATGTAACAAAAGAATAATAAAATTCAGATTTACGATATTTGATATACGTTTTTCAAACACCAATTCAAGAAACTTGAAAAATTGGCGTTGGAATACGTGAAATAAAAGATGCTTAAATTTGTATTTAATTAAGTAGTAACCCCTGAAAGCTGTGTTTAAAAATTATTGGTCTATTTTACTCTTATTTTTTATATCCAATTCTTTATTGGCACAGGATTCTTTTGCCCTTTTGAAAAAAGAACTAGACCAAACACTTGAGAATGAACCTTTGTACTTAAACAAAAAAAATAGCGCAATCAATCAGCTCAAAAGTCGTCTTCGTTCTTCGTCATCCAATGAAATCCGCTATTCGCTCAACGAAAAATTATACGATGAGTACAAATCCTATCAGTCGGATTCGGCCTTGGTATATGCTAAAAGAAGTTTGAATAGTGCCTATAAAAATCAAAACAACATTCAAATAAACAAAGCCCAACTCAATTTGGCTTCGATTCTAGGTACACTCGGAATGTACAATCAGGCTTTGGAAATTCTCAACTCAATGGAACCTAAAGTAATTCCAGAGTTAAAAGGAGAATTCTACTGGACAAAAAGAATCATTTATGGAGGACTTTCGAGTTATGCTAATGATACAGAAGAAAAAAACAAATACAATCGCTTGGGAGACCACTATCGGGACAAGGCTATACTCAATTTGCCTAAAAATTCAATTGGATTTGTTCTCGCATTATCTGGACAATTTCTGTCTCAAAAAAAATACAATCAGGCTATTAATTTGTTGCTCCCGTATTTTAATAAAACACCAAAAACCGACCCAAACAGAGCCGTGATTGACTATCTAATATCTGAAAATTACAAAGCTAAAAAAGACAAAACGCAAGAGAAAAAATGGTTAGCACTTTCTGCTATTTCGGATTTGGAATTGGTTAAAAAAGAAAACATTTCGCTACGAGAACTCGCTTTTATATTGTATGAAGAAGGCGACATTGAATCGGCTTACGAGTACATTAAACGTTCTTTGGACGACGCTGTTTTTTGTAATTCGAAACTGCGAACCTACGAAATTTCAAAGATGTTACCCATCATCAACGAAACGTATGAGGCTAAAAACAAATCGGCTAAATCCCAGTTGATTGTTTTTTTAATTAGCGCGAGTGTACTTTCATTATTTTTATTAGCTGTTTTGATTTTGCTTTTTAAGCAAATGAAAAAATTGGCCAAAGCCCAGAAAAATGTTGAATCGGCTAACAACCAACTTTCCTTACTAAACGAACAATTACAAAGTTTTAATACAAAACTAAATCAAACAAATTCTGAATTAGCCGAAACGAGTTTGCTCAAAGAGATTTATATTGGTCGCTATATGGATCAATGCTCCATCTATATTGGAAAAATGGAAGAATATAGCCAAAAACTAAAGGTGATGGCTACCGCAGGAAAAGTAAATGACTTGGTGAGCACTGTCAAATCAAAAGCATTTATTGATAAGGAACTGAAAGAATTCTATACCCAATTTGATCAAACCTTTATGTTGCTTTTTCCAACATTTATTGAGGAATTTAAGAGCCTTCTAACAGAGCCTGATAGTATTCAAATCAAAAAAGGAGAATTACTTAATCCTGAGTTACGTATTTTTGCTCTAATTCGTTTGGGAATAAAAGACAGTGCTAAGATTGCCGAATTCTTGCGCTACTCTGCCTCTACCATTTACAACTATCGTTCCCAAATAAAGAACAAGGCAAAAGGGCCTCGAGAACAGTTTGAAATGGAAGTGTTGTTGATTGGAAGTTCAAAAAAAGAAGCTAACTAAAAATATGTTTTCTGTATTTTAGAGGTGAAGTACCCAACTGTTTTTTGAAAAAACTATTGAAATGCGTTGCTTCTTGAAAGCCTAAAGCAAAACCGATTTCAGCTACATTCCAAAGACTCTGTTTCAACAAAATTTTAGCCTCTTGTGCTATCCGATCTGCTATGAGTTGGGAAGTCGTTTTCTGAGTTACTTCTTTAATGGCTCGATTCAAATGGTTGACATGTACATTAAGTTGCGTGGCAAATTCAGAAGCGCTACGCAATTGTATTCTCTGGTGTACTTCGTCTATTGGGAATTGACGTTCTAATAACTCCAAAAACAAAGCTGTTATGCGTTGCGAAGCATTCAAGTGTTTGTTGTCCAAACTAGTTAATGGCTCCATTTTCATCGCAAAATGCAATAATTCAAAAACCAAATTGCGCAACACATCGTATTTATAAACGTAATCTGACTTAATTTCCTCTTGCATTTTTTTGTAAATCGGTTCAATTTTGGCCAGTTGTTCGTCTGTCAACTCAAAAATATGTGTCCCATTAGGTTGAAAAACGGAATATTGATTAAGGTTGCCAAATTGATGAAAAAAAAGAGTGTTGAAAATGCAAAAAGAGCCCGCTTTATATTCTTCTAAATGTTCCCATTTATAGGGAATTTGAGGGTTAGAAAAACATAACGCTTGTTTTTTAACTTCTACTACTTGATCTGCAAAATACACTCTACTGTTTCCTTTGGCCAAACTGATCTTGTAAAAATCACGACGCTTATATGGAATTGGCTGGGCTTTCTCTCCAATGAAAGGTTGCAAATCGAACACGTTAAAATGTCCCATTTCGTTTTTGAGATTATCTGGTAACCAATCAAATTTATTTCGATAAAACTCTGATAACGATTCTGCTTTTTCCATTCCTATCAATTAAAATTCCACTTAATATGAATAACTCAAGGAAAGATTCCATATACTATCTTTTCCTGAAATAGAAGTTGCAATAGCTTTGTTCACAATAGAAGACAATGTCAAAGGTATCAAAGGAGTGGAAAGAGTCATTGTCGAAGAAAAATAATAACCCTCCTTACTATCCATTTTCAAATAATACAACTGGGGTTGTACTTTTAAATCTATTCCTTTGACTAATTTAAGATTGGAAATAGTGCTATTTAAAGTAATAAAATGAGTGTTTAATGTGGTTCCTGGATCCCAACCATGAGAATATAGATAATACATCCCTATACTACAATTTTTAGACAAAGTAAAACTAGGCGCAATCTCTGTTGCGGTATAGCGATAGGCATTCATAATAGTCTTAAAATCTCCATTTAGCAGCTGTATTTTTTCTTGTTTAAAAGCAATCGCTGGATGCGCTCCAAAACTTAATTTAAATCTAGAATCGTTTACAGCCTTATACCTCCCCCAAAAGATAAATGACCAAGGCTTACCTTCTAATGAAAAACGCAATTGTGGATCAAAACTCCATTTTTTGCCCTTAATTGAGAAATCAAAAATTGCAGCTGGTTTTCCTAAGGAAAAGGTTGGTAAAAGTGATATTCCGTTGTTAGTAATAGTTGTTGCTCCTGAAAAAGACCTTGATTTCGTTGCTTCTTGTGAAAAAATTAAACTGGTAAAAAAAATACAAAATAACAATCCATATCTTTTCTTTTGTTTTTCTATACTTTTTGACATAAAACAAACTGTTTTTTGTTAGTGTTATGCAAAAATCCTTTGTAAATCAATACAAAAAAAACAAAATTCAAATAAATTATTATATAAATCAAACATTTGTTTTTAACCTAAATAATTTGTGCTATTCATTTTTCAGCTTGATCACTAGCACTCCACTCGCACCTCTTGAACCATAAATAGAGGCTTCGGCATCTTTTAAAACAGTGATACTTTTTACCTCATTGGGTACAATAAAATCAATGCTTGAAACCACATTCCCATCTACAATAAACAATGGTTCTGCATTGTTTTTAATAGAATTAATTCCTCTAATAATTATCGTATTATCTGGCTGAACAACCACGCCAGCAATTCTACCTCTAATCATATCATAAATGGTTCGATAAGAAACCGTATTCTTGTCTTTTTCTGGTTTTAAACCATTGGGAGGAGTAACCAATTTATCCTCAGATGGAGCAGGAGCTAAATACATAAAGTCCATTTTTGTTTCTTTGGCATAGGCACTGCTTAACCAACCGTATTTTTTAGAATGTACTTTTATGTTTTTCACATTCTCTGGAACGACTAAACTAAATTCTCCTAATTTATTGCTCACTACCTTGGTTTCTACTGAGTCCAAATACATAACAGCTCCCTGAACAGGTTTGTTTTTATAATTCAGTATCTTTCCCGTAAGCGTTGTTTGTGCATTCGTATAATTTACAACTAACAACAATGCGAAGATTATTTTTTTAATTTTTTTCATACACTTCAATTTCTATTTAGAATTACTAATTATAAAGATAATAGATTATTATATTCCTCTTTACATCTTTTAAAATAAAAGCCACTTACATTGTTGTAAATGGCTTTCAAGTTCAATTATTTTTTAACACTATACTTTTCTGTTCTAGCATCTTTGATTACGCCGTTCCAGTTTAACCCGAAACCAAAATCATATACATTCCCGTTTGAATCTCTATACGGTATCATGTCGTGAGGCACGTCTTCCAATTGTTTTTCGACGGTAGTCATATCTATTGGCATTTGCAATGGTAATAAACCTGATGGCTCTGTTTTTCCAGAAACAATATCTAACAAGGCTTCTGTTTGTACTCCAAACTCACCTACAATAGCATGGACTTCTTTTTCAAATTCGCCAAAAACCATTGGATTAGATACGGTAATAGCAATTACTACCGGTTTTCCATTCATTGCTTTTTTAGTTTCTAAAATAGTATTCAAATCAGGATACGAATTGGATTTTGAAGTTTTATTTAAATACGAACGATTCGTAATGGTTGGGTCTACCACAGGATCTCCTGCCGCAATACTTTGGGCTCTAGCATCTACCGCAGTGTAGTCTTTCAATTGTAAGCTAATTGGCATGTAGCCATTTCCTCCTGCTTCTCTATCGGCTCTGCTATACCCATTACTTACAGGGCTTTTGATAAATACCATAGCAAAATCAGCTTTTGCAGGGTCGTCTGTTACGTTGTAATATTTTTTAATCAGTTCTAAATTAACTGGGTATTCTGTTTTTTCTGGTGTTGGAAATCCAAAGAAATTAATTCCTGGTGGTGTAGTTCTTTTTGGAACATATACTGTTTTTCCTTTAGCAATTGGCAAGGTTTTGTTTTGGTTTTTAATTAAAACAATGGATTTTAACTGAGCTTCATAACCCGCTTTCATAAACTCTGGTTTACCAACAATGGCTTTGGTTTGTTCTGGATCCAAATAAGCGTTTTCAAATAATCCTACTCTAAATACGTTCAACAATAAACGCACCGCTGATCTTTCAAAACGGCTACGCATTGCTACTTCACCATGTTCTTTTACTCCCATTTGGTAGGCTTCTAAAACCGGTTTAATGTCGTTGTTCCCGCCAAACTGATCCACACCTGCCATCATTACTTTGTAATGTCTTTCGGCAATAGTCATTTTTTCAGTTCCCCATGATTTACCCGCAAAAACATCTGGTGTTTTTCCTTCGTCGCCGGTAATTAACCAATCGGTACATACCACGCCATCATAGCCGTATTTGTTTCTCAACAAATCAGTTACGATATATTTGCTAAAACCATTCCCTACGTTTTCACCGTACTTTTTATCTTGGTTATACGAAATCGTATAGTATGGCATGACCGCTGATGCTTTTTTAGTCCCTCCGTTCAATTTAAACGCCCCATCAATAAAGGTTTTTAAATGCATTTCAAAATTATTTCCTGGATACACCGCAAATTTTCCATAGGCAAAATGTCCATCACGACCTCCTTCTTCTGGACCACCACTTGGCCAGTGTTTGATCATTGCATTTACACTTTGGTTACCCCAGCCTTCATAAGCGGCAATGGGTTTTGGAGACGATTGAAATCCATCTACATAAGCTCTTGCCATATCTGTAGCGAGTTTTGGGTCTTCGCCAAAAGTACCTACAAAACGGTTCCATCTTGGCTCGGTAGCCAAGTCGATTTGTGGCGAAAGTGCTGTCGTAATCCCTAAGGCACGGTACTCTTTAGCGGCAATTTCACCAAATTGTGCTGTAACAGCTGGATCAAAAGTAGCGGCAAGACCTAATTCTTCTGGCCATTGCGAAATAGCACCACCTGAACCCGCGTTGTATTCGGAATCTTTATTGGCACCGTGTCGTGGGTCAGAGCTATTATTAGCTGGAATTCCCATTCCAATACCTTCTACTAATTCTTGTACGTTATTGTTCCAAAGCGCCGAAACCGTTGGGTTTTCTACCGAAGTCATTAAAACGTGACGCAAATTATCGGTAGTTAAAAATGCTTTTTGTTGGTCGGACAAATCATAGGGTTTGGCACCACTTTCTGGAAAAGGTTTGCCGTTATACGTTCCTGCAAAATACCCTCCCGCTTGTGCTGGAACCGATTGATGACGACTGTATAGCATTAATCCTGCTATTTGATCTACAGTCATTTTACTAGCCAAATCTTTGGCACGTTCTGCTACGGGTTTTCGCCAATCTTCGTAACTGTCTAATTTTCCATTTTTATTCAAATCTTTGAAGGCTAATCCATCAATAGTCAAGATCTTCACTCCAGATTTTGGCGAATACCCTAAAGTTTGTCCACCTTTATTTTCAATAAGATGAAAACTTCCTTTGGGAGTTTCAGACCATTTTTTTTGTGCTTCCATTTGTGTTCCAAGGAGCATTAACAAAGCAGGTAATACAATTTGTTTTTTCATTATATGTAGTTTTTTGGTAGTTTTTAGCAAATGTGTTTCAAATATATAAAATATTGTGTCAATTAAACGCAATGAGGTAAATAATTACAAATTGTATCTGGCTCCTAATGTCCAACTGAATTTTCCGTCCGATACCGTTTTATTGGCAAACCCTCTAAAATCAATATTCTTGTTTACTTTGTAAGTAATCGTTTCAGAAACACCATAAGTGTGGTCCAAATCCAATCCATATAATTGCGACAAGAAACTAAAATCACCCTGAACAATATTGGTATTAAAAGACAAGAAATTGGCTTCGAAGTCATTGTTTTTTCCTTTGCCATGTAAATATAAGGCACTTATCGCAACCTTTTTTGACACTGGATAACTCGCCATAAATTCTTGTGCAAAGAAGGTGTCTACGTGATAATCATCGCTAATTTGAATCGCCGGCAAATGAATTCCAACAGTGGCTTTTAACTTTTTGTCTATCAATTTATATCGAGAGATAATTACCACTCCTCTTGGAGTAAAATTACTCATTCGAACAGTAGACAATAAATGAAACGAAAACGCCTTGTTTTCGTTGGTTCCAGCATTGATTACAAAATGTGGCGCGTCAGACGTAAAGGCAGGAATAAACGAAAATCCACCTGTAGAAGCCTCAATATTAACGTATTGCGCATGAGTGAATGTGCTAAAAAGAAAAGCAATGATGGCAATTAAAATTTTATACATAGAATAGAATGGAGTTGATTTATTAAAAATAAATACAAACATACAATTAATGCGTCAATTGTACACAATGAAATGTAAATTATTAAAAATTGCGCTCCATCCGAATATAGTTTAATCCATTTTTGAGATACATTTCGCCTTTGGGAATCATTCCAAATTTTTTATAAAAGCCTTGTTTTTCATAGCGAGCGCTACAATAAACAGTCTTACATTTTCGCTGTTGCAAATACAAAAAACTATATTCGAGCAAATGACTTCCATAGCCTTTCCCTTGAAACTCAAACAAAGTGGCAAATTTTCTAAAAACAGCACGCTGATGTTCTTCTTCAAAAATAGAAATACAAGAAATCCATTGACCTTCTAGAAAAATTCCAAAATGAATCCCTGTGTCATCGTTTGGAGTCCGAACAAAATCAATGTCTTTATCTGGCCAAAGTACTTTTTGACGTAATACTAGCACCTCGGCTATTGGAATTTCTTGCAACATCATTTTGTAAATATACTAAAAAACAAAACCCTGACAGTAGCTATCAGGGTTTTAACAAAGTAATCAAAATTTAAAATTGTTGCTGCAATTTGGTTTTTATTTAGGTAGTAATCCAAGTTGTTTTAGAAATTCGTAATTATCAAAGAAATCTCTTTCCTCTGTAATTTTTCCATTAACAATGGTAGCAATGGTACATCCTTCCACGTCAATTTTCTTACCCGTGGCTGAAATACCGAAGAAATCGCCAGTATGTGTTCCCTTAAATTTCCAGTATTTTGTTAACTTGTTCCCTTGGGCAAAAGTTTCTTTCACAGTAAATTCACGATTAGAGAATCCAGTAACATAATTGGCATAATAGGCTTTGGCATTAGCCACTCCTTTAATCTCAGGAACGGTGTGCAATACTACGTTTGGTGCATAAGCGGTATCTAGAACCGAAACTTTGCCATCATTAATAACCTCATCCCAAACTTTTGAATAAAATTTGATGTTGTATTGGGCGATTTTTTCACTTTTGTCTGCCGCACTTTCACAAGCAAACAACGTCAAGCTGATGGCTAAAATTGTTAAAAAATTTTTCATCTTTGATTGTTTATTTTAATAGTTCGGTTAATGGTGCTGTATCATAGGTGTCCCATTCTTCTTGGATTTTTCCATCTTTAATCGCAAAATTCATGTTAAAGATAATCGTTGCCTTTTTTTCAGCTTTGGCCAGAGTAATTTCATAATACGAAATAACATAATTAGTGATTCCAGTCTTTTCATCTGGTTTATTATTCACAACTTCCCAAACTAAAGGGTCTTTTGGTAACGTAATTGTAACTCCTTGATCTTGCAACGAAGCTAAGTTTTTCATGTTCTGGTCAATGGTCATTGTATTCATATTGTCATGAATAACTGCGTTTGGAACATATAATTTTTTAATGCTTTCCGTATCAAATTTACTAGCATACTCATTCATTTTTCTAATCATATCTGTGTTTTCTGAATTAGAAAGATTAATTCCTCCTTCATTTGGATTTTTAGCGGCAACCTCAGCAGCTACTTCTTTTTTACAAGAAACTAATAATAAACTAGTTAGGGCAATAAGTGCAATTGTTTTTTTCATTGTGATTGAGTTTAAATTAATTATTTAATAGCTTGTGCGTACTGCGTTATACTATTGATTTTCATGTTTAAATCAAACATGAACATTTCTGTTAATTCTTTTTTCCAAACGGTTCCGTCTTTACCTACACGAGTTTCGGTAGCTACAACAATTACTCCTGACGAAGGGTCTGTGTCTTTAATTCGAATAGGAACAATTCCAATAATTTTCCAGTCTAATGATTTGAAACCAGCAAAAAATCCTTCCCAATCTTTTCCTGTTAGTACCTCTTTATTGCCTTCAAAATCTGTAAAGGTTACTTTGTCGGCACAAAAAGACATACACGTTTTGAAATCTATTTTATTATACGCTTCGTTTAATTTCATTATTGCTTCGGTTTCTCCTCTATTCGAAAAAACAAAAGGTCTGTTTTTAAATTTTGAATCAGGATCAAGGTATTTTCCACCTTCTGTTTGTGCGTTCATTTGTGTCATTGATACCGCCATAGCGATAATAAAAAGTACTTTTTTCATGATTTTTGTGGGGTTTAATTATTTAATTTATTTGGTTGATGCATCAACATACATCACTAATTCATATATTGGAGACAACTCAAATCCATTAGGAGTGATTGTACTCATTTTAGAATCTTTAACGATAGGTGCAAAACGCGTTTGGCTCAATGGTTTATATTGAATATGATCTAAAGCCTCGGATATTTTTGAAAATCCATCCCAGGTAAGAGCAGAAAACGGCACATCGTTACCTTGAGGATATACCACTGTTTGTAGTCCCCATCCGTTTAATTTGAATCCGTTTTTTTGTTCTTTTTCGAAAAATGGCTTCCAAAGATTCTTGTTTTCATCAACAAACGCTTGGATATTGGTTGGTTTGGCATAATTAACTACCACAAATTTCGGTTCTCCTTGAATTCCAGCCTCTGTTTTCATGATGTAAGTAGCAACCACTTTAGAAATAGAATTGGTTTCTATGGCTGCCATCTTTATATCGGATAATACTTTTTCTGGATCGGCCCATCCGCTTTCCATGGTGTCAAAATCAGCTACCGATTTAAAGTCATTGACAAACAAATAGTTGGGTTTGGTTTCGGAGTCGCCAATAACACCAACTTTTTTCCACAAACTCCAAGCAAGCATTTTGCCTGATTTAATGTTTTCTTTGGCAATTTTTGACCAATATTGGGTTTCTCGTTTTACAAATTCGGCTTCATTTTTCTCAGGTACATTTCTGTACTGTAAAAATTTGTACTGCGCTTGTGCTTGTTGTAATCCTAAAGCTAGGATTACAAATAAAATTACTTTTTTCATAAATGTGGGGTTTTTTGGTTTGATTTCAAAAATAAAACCCCAATCGTTTATAAGGCTAAATCTGTACGTAAAATCTGTTCCTTTTTGGCGTTTTGGTACACTTTGCAATTTTTAAGAATCCTTTTAAAAATTACGTTGGTTTTCAAAAAAAAACTATATTCGTGCTTACACAATCTATTTATCAGCGCTTTATGGAAATGCTTACGCCTTTTTTTGGCATATTTACTTCGTTTATTCTTTTTTACTATAGAAAAGATTTTAATCGCTCTAATTTGTATCTAGCGTTGTTTTTCTTGTGTAGTAACCTTATTGTTTTAGTCTATTTTGGGTTACATTTTAGTAAATCTCCGTTTTGGGAAGGTGTGTTTTTTGTTAATTTCATGCCGCTGTCTTTTGTCATTGGTCCCCTTTTATTTTATTATGTTAAATATGCCGTCGCCGAAAATAAAAACATCACTCCAAAAGATTATTTGCATTTGTTTCCTGCAGTAGTAGTGATTCTTTACAGCCTACCTTATACCACACTCCCCTTTTCAAAAAAAGTAGAAATTGCCCATCAT
It includes:
- a CDS encoding MGH1-like glycoside hydrolase domain-containing protein yields the protein MSEKGAERTRLQLRNDNKGWKKWGPYLTERQWGTVREDYSKNGDAWNSITHDMARSKAYRWGEEGIGGISDNKQHICFAFAFWNHNDHILKERFFGLTGSESNHGEDVKEIYYYQDSTPTHSYQKMLYKYPQAAFPYSKLVEESKKRSRLEPEYELLDTGIFDNEAYFDISMEYAKADEQDLLIKVTVENHSEIDAPITVLPTVWFRNTWCWGYENYKHKPSLTGIGTSHIEINHQVVGRFKLYAEEADAFLFCENETNFEKLYNSPNLSHYTKDGINDYIVDNKIEAVNPNHIGTKASVKYSQTIPGKGKKVFKLRFTNQTPENAFADFDAIFEQRQIEADEFYASLQKGIEDENLKSIQRQSYAGMLWTKQWYYFNVFEWTKGDPAMPKPDPERKKGRNNAWKHLYAANILSMPDKWEYPWFAAWDLAFHTLPLARLDPDFAKRQLSVILREYYMHPNGQIPAYEWSFSDVNPPVHAWATWKVYEIDKEMNGGVGDTVFLERIFHKLLLNFTWWVNLKDEGGNNIFGGGFLGMDNIGVFDRSADLPTGGHLEQADGTGWMAMYSLNMLRIACEIAIKNPVYQDMASKFFEHYLHIAGAMQAIGGDKLNLWDEDDQFYYDMLHKPNGDAELLKVRSMVGLIPLFAVEVLTPELLEQLPDFKRRVEWVLNNRPDLASLVSSWDNPGSGETRLLAILRGHRMKMIMKRMFDETEFLSDYGIRSLSKYHKEHPYQFNYDGGTVRVDYTPAEATGDMFGGNSNWRGPIWFPMNYLILDSLEKFSSYYGPDYEVEYPTNSGKMMNIKEAAEEVSKRLLALFVPDSNQKIPMYGEYDTFQKNPNFNQNHLFFEYFDGDTGKGLGANHQTGWTGLISEIIRHLYVTKE
- a CDS encoding GNAT family N-acetyltransferase, which codes for MMLQEIPIAEVLVLRQKVLWPDKDIDFVRTPNDDTGIHFGIFLEGQWISCISIFEEEHQRAVFRKFATLFEFQGKGYGSHLLEYSFLYLQQRKCKTVYCSARYEKQGFYKKFGMIPKGEMYLKNGLNYIRMERNF
- a CDS encoding helix-turn-helix domain-containing protein — its product is MEKAESLSEFYRNKFDWLPDNLKNEMGHFNVFDLQPFIGEKAQPIPYKRRDFYKISLAKGNSRVYFADQVVEVKKQALCFSNPQIPYKWEHLEEYKAGSFCIFNTLFFHQFGNLNQYSVFQPNGTHIFELTDEQLAKIEPIYKKMQEEIKSDYVYKYDVLRNLVFELLHFAMKMEPLTSLDNKHLNASQRITALFLELLERQFPIDEVHQRIQLRSASEFATQLNVHVNHLNRAIKEVTQKTTSQLIADRIAQEAKILLKQSLWNVAEIGFALGFQEATHFNSFFKKQLGTSPLKYRKHIFS
- a CDS encoding glycoside hydrolase family 3 protein — translated: MKKQIVLPALLMLLGTQMEAQKKWSETPKGSFHLIENKGGQTLGYSPKSGVKILTIDGLAFKDLNKNGKLDSYEDWRKPVAERAKDLASKMTVDQIAGLMLYSRHQSVPAQAGGYFAGTYNGKPFPESGAKPYDLSDQQKAFLTTDNLRHVLMTSVENPTVSALWNNNVQELVEGIGMGIPANNSSDPRHGANKDSEYNAGSGGAISQWPEELGLAATFDPAVTAQFGEIAAKEYRALGITTALSPQIDLATEPRWNRFVGTFGEDPKLATDMARAYVDGFQSSPKPIAAYEGWGNQSVNAMIKHWPSGGPEEGGRDGHFAYGKFAVYPGNNFEMHLKTFIDGAFKLNGGTKKASAVMPYYTISYNQDKKYGENVGNGFSKYIVTDLLRNKYGYDGVVCTDWLITGDEGKTPDVFAGKSWGTEKMTIAERHYKVMMAGVDQFGGNNDIKPVLEAYQMGVKEHGEVAMRSRFERSAVRLLLNVFRVGLFENAYLDPEQTKAIVGKPEFMKAGYEAQLKSIVLIKNQNKTLPIAKGKTVYVPKRTTPPGINFFGFPTPEKTEYPVNLELIKKYYNVTDDPAKADFAMVFIKSPVSNGYSRADREAGGNGYMPISLQLKDYTAVDARAQSIAAGDPVVDPTITNRSYLNKTSKSNSYPDLNTILETKKAMNGKPVVIAITVSNPMVFGEFEKEVHAIVGEFGVQTEALLDIVSGKTEPSGLLPLQMPIDMTTVEKQLEDVPHDMIPYRDSNGNVYDFGFGLNWNGVIKDARTEKYSVKK
- a CDS encoding TonB-dependent receptor plug domain-containing protein; amino-acid sequence: MKKIKKIIFALLLVVNYTNAQTTLTGKILNYKNKPVQGAVMYLDSVETKVVSNKLGEFSLVVPENVKNIKVHSKKYGWLSSAYAKETKMDFMYLAPAPSEDKLVTPPNGLKPEKDKNTVSYRTIYDMIRGRIAGVVVQPDNTIIIRGINSIKNNAEPLFIVDGNVVSSIDFIVPNEVKSITVLKDAEASIYGSRGASGVLVIKLKNE
- a CDS encoding DUF6377 domain-containing protein, with the translated sequence MKKELDQTLENEPLYLNKKNSAINQLKSRLRSSSSNEIRYSLNEKLYDEYKSYQSDSALVYAKRSLNSAYKNQNNIQINKAQLNLASILGTLGMYNQALEILNSMEPKVIPELKGEFYWTKRIIYGGLSSYANDTEEKNKYNRLGDHYRDKAILNLPKNSIGFVLALSGQFLSQKKYNQAINLLLPYFNKTPKTDPNRAVIDYLISENYKAKKDKTQEKKWLALSAISDLELVKKENISLRELAFILYEEGDIESAYEYIKRSLDDAVFCNSKLRTYEISKMLPIINETYEAKNKSAKSQLIVFLISASVLSLFLLAVLILLFKQMKKLAKAQKNVESANNQLSLLNEQLQSFNTKLNQTNSELAETSLLKEIYIGRYMDQCSIYIGKMEEYSQKLKVMATAGKVNDLVSTVKSKAFIDKELKEFYTQFDQTFMLLFPTFIEEFKSLLTEPDSIQIKKGELLNPELRIFALIRLGIKDSAKIAEFLRYSASTIYNYRSQIKNKAKGPREQFEMEVLLIGSSKKEAN